The Anopheles gambiae chromosome 2, idAnoGambNW_F1_1, whole genome shotgun sequence genomic sequence CGATGTCGTTGGCAGCGCGACCATCGAAGGTCAGCTTGCGACTTAGGCCGTACTGTTGCAGTTTGTCGTTGGTGAGCGTTTCCATCGATTGGGCCGCTGTGGTGAGTCGGCCAAGTTCGGTTTGGTGTCGCTCCAGTACGCGCAGCAGTGTGTTGTGGGTTTCACTATATTCCGATGAGTACTGTGTTCCATATTTGCTGGCCGATGTTGCCAGGAGTGACTGGACAGCTTCAAAGATATCCACGTGGGGTTTACATCGCGAAGTAGGAATCCAGCAGCTGTTAGTCCCAGTGAAGAATAGCAGTACCAGGAATATCAATGTGACTGCCATC encodes the following:
- the LOC133391152 gene encoding uncharacterized protein LOC133391152, translated to MAVTLIFLVLLFFTGTNSCWIPTSRCKPHVDIFEAVQSLLATSASKYGTQYSSEYSETHNTLLRVLERHQTELGRLTTAAQSMETLTNDKLQQYGLSRKLTFDGRAANDIDTLRDIFHRLDVENDAVLRVLELHRQEHVERQQELDDLVKQLEHLYHGNIALEKNIKERNETLTKTLATNVKLERIVKERGLQ